From one Astatotilapia calliptera chromosome 10, fAstCal1.2, whole genome shotgun sequence genomic stretch:
- the lipia gene encoding lipase member H, which yields MLLWQYLITFLLVTVQICKAEKCDEFTDLNLGHSIIGTSLKVRLLLYTRLNGTCGTLMSHTDLSAYPQFNASKPTTFIIHGYRPTGSPPNWLNKLTERLLVRKDINVIVVDWNYGAATLKYWEAVKNTRKVASNITALINMLQEHGADLSSIHMIGVSLGAHISGFTGANLKGEIGRITALDPAGPGFKGKNPEDRLDSSDAQFVDALHTDMDLLGFREPLGHIDFYANGGADQPGCPKTIFSGQYFKCDHRRSVFLFIDSINATCTSRTYPCSSYKDFLDGKCLTCSQFGNAGCPILGYDVIKWKDILLEQNQTKAYFRTNEKSPYCMTNYRIDVVIWNKDVQWGYLTVKLHGNGKQAQATIDHKSLNFKKFTDTELLAAFDKDIQWVEKVSVKFSTGNVLQPKRKLRILRIRLKNLEPKGNKAQGPLCRYDVLLEENKEVTFRPIPCEESNF from the exons ATGCTCCTGTGGCAGTATCTGATAACCTTTCTGCTGGTTACTGTTCAAATATGCAAAG CTGAGAAATGCGATGAATTTACCGATCTGAATCTTGGTCACTCAATCATTGGTACCAGCCTCAAAGTTCGGTTGTTGCTATACACTAGATTAAATGGGACATGTGGTACCCTTATGTCCCACACCGACCTGTCTGCCTACCCCCAATTTAATGCGTCAAAACCGACCACCTTCATCATTCATGGGTATCGGCCCACTGGATCTCCACCGAACTGGCTCAATAAGCTCACTGAGCGTCTGCTGGTCAGGAAAGACATAAACGTTATAGTGGTAGACTGGAACTACGGTGCTGCGACTCTGAAATATTGGGAAGCAGTGAAGAACACACGCAAAGTAGCATCCAACATCACAGCTTTGATTAATATGTTGCAG GAGCACGGAGCCGATCTGAGCTCCATCCACATGATTGGTGTCAGTCTAGGAGCTCACATATCAGGCTTTACGGGCGCTAACTTGAAGGGAGAAATTGGAAGAATAACAG CACTGGATCCTGCTGGGCCAGGGTTCAAAGGCAAAAACCCAGAGGACCGACTGGACTCTTCAGATGCACAGTTTGTGGATGCCTTGCACACAGACATGGATT TGCTGGGTTTCAGGGAACCTTTAGGTCACATTGATTTCTACGCCAATGGAGGAGCAGACCAACCCGGCTGCCCAAAGACTATTTTCTCAG GACAGTATTTTAAATGTGACCACCGGAGATCGGTGTTCCTCTTCATTGACTCTATAAATGCCACATGTACCAGCAGGACCTACCCCTGCTCGTCCTATAAAGACTTTCTGGATGGCAAATGCTTAACCTGCAGTCAGTTTGGTAATGCTGGATGTCCTATTTTAG GTTATGACGTCATAAAATGGAAAGACATCCTGCTGGAACAGAACCAAACAAAGGCCTACTTCAGAACAAACGAAAAATCTCCATACTGCA TGACAAACTACAGGATAGATGTGGTGATATGGAACAAGGATGTGCAGTGGGGATACTTGACTGTTAAACTTCATGGCAATGGTAAACAAGCACAGGCAACCATTGACCA TAAATCCTTAAATTTCAAGAAGTTCACAGACACCGAGCTGTTGGCTGCGTTTGACAAAGACATTCAGTGGGTGGAAAAGGTGTCTGTTAAATTCTCCACTGGGAATGTATTGCAGCCCAAACGTAAGCTCAGAATTCTCCGAATCCGTCTCAAAAACCTGGAACCTAAAGGGAATAAAGCACAGGG GCCTCTGTGTCGATATGACGTCCTTCTCGAGGAGAACAAAGAGGTCACCTTCA